The following nucleotide sequence is from Perca flavescens isolate YP-PL-M2 chromosome 20, PFLA_1.0, whole genome shotgun sequence.
AGTTTAACTATAACCAATACCAGTATTGGTTATAGTTAAACTTTCCAGGATAGAAGGCATGCTCCATGGGCTTCTCGGATCatattgtcactgttttgtttcgTGCAAAGACTTGTGACCATCCACAGGATGAAGCCAGTGTCTTAAGCAGTACTCCGCTCGTTCGAGGGAAGTTACTGTTCCCAGACCAGCATGATGCCACTGATCTCTCTTGCATGTTACAACAAAGCGCTGGAAATGAAACGGTGAGGTGAATAGGGTTACAGTTGTTTGCAGTTATCTACGTTTGTGGCCACATTTCATTATTGTCTTGCCTTGCAGATAACTCTCAACTCCTCACACTTGGGTGATAGTGTTTACTATGCTGATATTCAAGTTAATAAAACTGACACCAGTGATTCCACTATGGGAAATAATAAACCCCTGATTTGGCCTACGGTAAGAGTCATGCTTAAGAATATATTAACGTCTGCATGTAAGGTAAGTGACTTATTCTGTGATATACTCTGTGCAACTAAAAGGATAAGATGCCCAGATGTAGAGTTATTCGTAAGATAGGCCTACTGACATGGAGCTCCGAGGACACAGACTCTCTCGGAGAGGACATAGACCAGGCTTCATCCCCCAAGAAAAGGAGGCTGGAGGACATAGACCAGGCTTCATCCCCCAAGAAAAGGAGGCTGTCCAGGATGAACAGCAAAGAGGAAATGACTGTGCAGATAAAGAATGAGAACAGAGAAGGTCAGGAATATTACAACTGTGGTCACATCTTAATGCACAAAATGGGTTTTGACAGATATATTGTGATTTAGTTTCAGTGTGTCCATCAAAGCGCTGCAGCCATACGATGTGTCTGAGTGACTTTGACACAGCCATCCTCATCGGAGGGGAGACCGCAGATCAAAACTGCTGCAAGGACTCGCTGTGGAAGCTCGAGTTGGGTCAGTGGAGTTTGTTAAATTACTTGTGTGGTCATTTATTGCTTACTACAACCAAAGGAGGAATTAAGACAAAAATAGGAAGCCGTGAAATCTAATTTATTCCACATTAAGTTTCCTTCTTGACTTCTTTCCAGACAATGACTTCTGGTTCCCCATGAACTCCTCTGCCTCTGGACCCGTACCACCCTGTGCCCGAGGACACTCTGCAACCTATGACCCTGGCTCTAAGTCGGTCTATGTTTATGGTGGCCTGAGGGAGGGTCAGCGCTACAACGAGCTGTACATCCTTGACACTCTTACCTGGAAGTGGAAGCTTGTCACCGTGGGTTTGTTGCAAGTTACTAACATGTTGTAGTTTTCGATTGCTTATCAAATATTCAAGCAGAGTTATAGGATATAATGTCCCCACCCACTCCCCTTTAGGCGAAAGGCGATGTTCCAAATGTGGCCTATCATTCTGCAACCTTTTATAAGAAAGAGCTTTTTGTCTTCGGTGGAGTTAAGCCAAGCCGTTCTTCTGTGGATAAATCCTGCAGTAATGCTCTGTACATCTTTAACCCAGAGTTTGAACTCTGGTACCAGCCGATTGTGGATGGGGACAAACCTCTGCCTCGATTTGGGTCAGTCTTCTTTTCAAAATGACTACAGGTGAATTCAGTCATACAAGTGTATATATgggtttattttccttttttttaaatattgatccCAATGCTTAATGTTTGTATCAAACAGACACTCAGCCACACTGATGTCACAGAAGTTGATCATATTTGGTGGACGGCAGACTGCTGCCTACCTTAATGATGTCAATGTTCTAGATCTGGGTAAGATGACTTGGTGGCTGCATTAAGCAACAATTTTGTGTCCATGATTTACACTGATATTTATCTATTTTCTTTTTGAGTGAAGGATTCATGGAGTACACAGCTGTGAAGTGTGGGAACATGCCACCGCTGCCTCGAGGGTGAGTACAGAACTAATCAACCTTGAGTTTTTGATGTAGCCATctggtttttatatttttggtcCTTTTGACAGAGGGAACTTTATTTGAATGTAATTGGGTTTAACACATCTCTAGTGACtgaattaaattattatatacTTTTTGTTAGCTCAATATGAAATAACAGTAAGTGGTTTGCATATTACGTAGAAACTGGCTTTAGAACAATAATGGTACACATGAAAGTGTGCTTGCCTGTCCATGGGCAGGTTTCATGCAGCTCTACCAGTTTCAGACAACAGGATTTTAGTCAGTGGAGGTTGCAGTGCAGTTGGAGCCCTGCAGGATGTACATATGTTCAACACTGGTGAGTACATCATTTGTGCCACATATAGTAAATACAATAAGACTATATCAGTGTTATCTGGTTTAGCACATAATGGTTTAAGGTTGGAGTCACACATGCAAATTTACTTTGAGTCCCCCTGTTTGAATGTGTCAccaaatcaattttttttttttttttttcttgctttttttctcAGACACCAACATGTGGAGCTCAGTGGTGTCTCCTCCGCTTTGCGCCAAGCCTCGAGCAGGACACAGCATGATAAACTTGAGCTCCTCCATCCTGACGGATGCAGAGAGGCGTGAACAGGGTGAAAATGTCAGTGTCCACTGCACATTGCTGGTGTTTGGTGGATCAGACAGCTCTGGTACATTCTACAACGATACAGTGAAATGCACAGTGGCGATTCCTGGTAACAAGTGATGGGGAAGAAATCCATtcaggaaaaacattttttaaaatcatttttaaaaacgTGGAGGAGGCTGTGATCTGCCCTGACAGAAAATAACGATCTTCcaagtgtgtgtatctgtaacAGTTATTTTGGGTTGTTTGTCTTACATGTTATATACTTTTTTTCATGATGTGATCTGcagctttgactttttttgtctctttttaatAACTATTCATACTTCCTTCAGACAGGCAAGCAGTGAGCTCAGAGGTTTTGCACTTTGCATAACAAATCTCTGATATGCATGTTTTACACATTACTTAATGTCCTCTACCTTGTCCCCACATATCAGTATGTATTTAAGGGTAAAGTGCTGGACTGGGTAAAATGGATAAAgttaaaatgccaataaatatTTCAAACTCAAAGTTTTCTTGTTCTTTAAAGTAACAACACtaaaatatgattattttcaaagcATTTTATTTAACAATGTACAAAGTTGCATGGTTGTCTGAAACTATTGAGTGGTTATTCTATGCACGCAGATCAGCAGGTGTGTCTGGCTGACAAGATGGGTTGGTCACTTTGAAAGCTTCAATCTCAACTAAGGTCTGATTTAACCTTTTGATAGTTGGATACTGCCCGACGTCCACTTTGAACCTGTAAAGATTAAAGACAGAGGGATCATTCCTCTGTATAGGGTGTTTTTAAAGTTCAGCAGGTTGGTTGTAGCTCAGGTGGTTTCATGTAAACAAGaagggttttaaaaaaaaaaaaaaaaagtattgccaGACctctctccacagcgctgcaaaggaaggtctggctagtccacacaacattccaggataggagaaacgtctggtttctttaaaccaatcacaattctCTTGGGTGGCACTAAGTGCTAGACGGAGCGACCgtgcctctggaaggaacttgttttggtggaacgtgtacgttctaAAATTGATTTAGTTGTGCGAGAGAGAACTCAGATttgacagtctagctagctttttttaatttaccctccatagatctgaggagcaaggtctggcaatgtgggACTAAAGTCCTCCATAAATCGtctggagtttagaatgccaacacaaatgaaggggaaggtgagggacatccggcccaAAATGAGGGACCTATGCTTTACATACATGCTTTAACCATAAATTACAGAATGCCATGACATTTGTGTTCTTCTCTTCTTTGTTCTTTGGGTGATTGAGTGTTTGtggtatttactgtatgttgcaGTTTTTATGAAAGGTCTGATTACATACCTCTCTGCATTGTAGACTTGTGGGACCAGACATATGTCTGCCATGGATATCTGAAAGGTAAGCAATTAGTCAGATAAAGTCTGCTGTATATCACACTGTTGTCATGCATAAATGATAGTCATGCCTCTTATCTcatctgtatatatatttattttacctgtCTGTAATGTGTTTATAGTGTACATATCACTATTGTTACTATTTCTTATAAtacctttaatatattttttctattctatttctaTTTAATGGGTATTGTTCTTATTCTGTTGTGTTTGAatttttgagctgctgtaacaaagtaatttccccagtgtgggattattAGTCTCTTACTTTATCTTACCTCATCACCTACACAGTATTTCCCTGCTGTTTGCTTCAGAATGGGCTCAAGAGCTGGAAGAGAAAGGTGCACATAAAATTGCAAAGGAAATTGAGTGATGAAGTCTTAGAAAAACGAACTAGATGTATATTTGAGAAGACCCCCCCCCTACCTTGAAAGCCGCGATCAATGAAGTGCTGAGCCCATTGCACCTTTTCTGCTCCTATTTTCTGAATCACGTATAGATTCTGAAAAATCCAGGTATTAATATTGTGAAGTTAACGTGCTGAGACTGTAATTTTGTATCGTGTTGCACATAAATTTGCAACCCAATACCTGTTTGAACTGTCTGCTTTCAGTTTGGACTGTGCTATTCTCACCTGCAGAGGCTGTATCCCAGAGGCAATGACATCACTTATCATCCGAACCTGGGCACGTTTCTTTGGGTCTGCTGGGAGAAGCCGAGGGCCTTGCCTGGTCTCATCGATGTACTGGATCACTGCCAGCTGTGTGGGCAAGAAACCATTTTCAGTAGTATTCAAGTTGGTTAACTAAAATGTCATGTATAGGATTACATGGGTAAAGAGTTTGGGAACTTACTGACTGAGAAAGGGTGATGCCATCAATTTCAACTGCAGGCACTTGTTGCATAGGGTTTAATGCCTTGTACTGTTCAGTATGCTTGAGGACAGAGAGAACTTGTGTGAGACTACAGGTTTTACATTGACAGCCTCATGCTAATTATTTACTATACAGTATGCCATCTCTGCATTTATAATGATCCTGTGAATCTAAACTGTACCTGCTGACCTCCATCTTTGATCAGATTTACTGGAGCCTGGTCATATTCAATACCTTTGAGAGCAAAAGCTGATGCACAGAAAGTCAATAATCAAATTGTTGACATCAAATAGCTTTAACGTTAAGTAAAAGCGAAGTACGTTAGTCAAATGCTGTGGCACGACTTACCAATGCGAACCCTCCATGAGCAGGAACTTCTGAAGTATCCATGAAGAACAGGctatagaaaaacaaaagagaaaaccTTCAGTCCATTTGACAACGCATCACCTTTTCTCTGGACATAGATCACTTTTCTTGTGTCCAAGTTACTGTTTCACCTTGGTTTGAGTTGCCATAACTTCTTATCTTGAGTCTTTACTCAACTACACTGAATCAACAGACGGGTTTTCTACAGTTTAACAGTCTCATCATTTTCCAGCAGCCAATAGAATGTGCTCCTAAAATCCCTCCTACCTACTCTTTGGTCCATGACTAAGCAACATCTGGCTTTCATATGGTTCGCTGTGTGGTGCATATACACTTTGCAAACAGCGGAAATGTTTACTGCAGTAACGTTACCTTGGCGAGGCAAAATAAGGACAAGTGCATTGTTGTGGCTGTGATAATGTTATGGTTTTTATTTGTTAGGATACGTTGTGCGGCTTGCTCAAAGAAACGTCGATTATGTCCTCCTGCACATTCCCTCTGCCTGTCTCTTCTACGTTGACTATATAAAGTAATGTGGACGAAGCTCGGCTAGAAGTAGGAGATCAGACAGACCACATTTTCCGTCTGAATAAAACTAGCTAGCTCTTCTGAGTTCTTTCCATACAGCCGGGGCACAATCCGAAAAGTAGTTGTGACGAGCGTCGAGGGCGGAGCATAGCTCATGGAGTGGAAAACATTTGCCGGCGGATCTGGAGCAGATCGGGAGGCAAtatacgaatcccactatggccacgccaagaccaagacccgcccttcaatagcatttattggccaggcgtccatgagaACGCAAGGTAACCCCGAGGTgaaatcattgacatatatataagggGTGAAATCAGGGTGAAATGCCatgtgaaatgcctaaccccaaccactcGACCACGAAGttacgcccttctacttccggtccatgggaaaaactatgaacgagagtcaatggagagataataattattttttgatcccgtttgaattgggccatgggattcgtaattttgcgatcGGGAGGGGGCGTTACCTAAACCAAAAATGGATTTAATAAAGTGAAGAGATAAAGTTGCCAATGAGGAAAATCATCTGCTGGCTGCTCTGGCAACAGTTGTTAATGTACAGCCTGGCGGACAACGCATTAAGCAGATTCACCAAGTTTATTCATCAAATTAAGATTGCATTGTTGTGTCACCCATGTGGTCGAGGTAGTCGGGATCAGGCTTTATTCAGACTCAGCCTAATAGCTATAGCCGGCGTTTTAATGGTGCGGACCAGCGTTCATCTCCGGGTTGCATAACTTCCCGCCAGTACCTTgtagcttacccccttgattttATCCAGTGACTAGTCGAGTTCCACGGCTAAAGGCGGAAATATCTAAAACCTCGACTACAGATTGGATATATAACACCCACAGTTGACCAATCGGGCTGCGTTTTTCATGGGCGTGCGAACATGGAGCGAATAGCAAGCCTCAGACATCCCAAGAGCCCGCCCACAGATAATACGTTTCTGTGAGGCAGAAAGCAGGATGCCGTCTTCGCCTGGCCACTAATGGGCCACTGTCCTAACTGCTGAGTTGGGCAAATCAAGTACATAGTAACATTTTCACAATGGCGACAACAGCATTAAGATCTGTACTAAAGGCAAAGGTAGGATTTAAAAAGTTTGTGACAGCTTTAAAACTCTTCACAGTTGCAAATGTCGCAGGACGGTTTGACAGCTGATCATTGTTTACGAAGTGCAGTGTGTAATGTGCTGCAGGATTTAGGCCTGGGTTGTTCACACACTTGATTTATATTCACAGATGGGATTAATTTAACTTCTTTCTTCTACTTCAGGATTTTCTATGTGACTGTAGGCTTTTTGACAATGCGCCACCTTTATGAGCTGATTTCTAATATAAGCATTAAGTGTCTGGAAACAGCTGGTTTTGTGTATTTAATGTTTTACAAATTAGGTAAACTAAACTTACAATTTTAGTTTTTGGATAGATGGATAACAATTATAGCTTTTGATGATTTCAGACTCCCTGCTGTGTTTCTTTCTCAGGTCCCATTCAAAGTTGGCCGCATGTGCTACTCTTCTTCAGTGGTGAGTTTAGAACAGTGTGCACTTAATTGTCAGACTGCCATTACACTTTACAGCAAGTGTCATGCATGGACGATTAAACTGCTGACTGAAGGCAGATGTGACGAAACCTCTCTTCTCACAGCCCACCACCAAGCTGTTCATTGATGGGAAGTTTGTTGAATCCAAAACGTCAGAATGGCTGGATATTCACAATCCAGTAAGTATATAATCTGGCCTGGATCGAGAAACTGCACTTTACTTTGCAACATCCACGTATGTAGTTGGGTTAGGATTATCCTGCTATAGCTGGAGGGTTTCATGATGCTACACTTTGGTTTGGTAGCTCTGACAGGTTTTAAAGTTGCAAAGTCTATGGATTGTTTAACCTGTTGCATGTTACATAATGTTTACTGCATGTATGTGCCTGTTGATACAAACTGGTTTCAGTCGTTGAACATCCAACATTAACTTGTAGTAAAATTGCTAATGTAGAATGTGTATTTGGCTTAACTATCTATATAAGCAGATTCATACCCAGTATCTCTTGCcaaatatttacacatccaaattaaaaacagtgtaaaacacataaaataacTAATTGTCAATGAGAAATATTACTTAAACCTCAGCTACACTTGGACAACAAGTCAAAACCTAACAATCCTAAATGTTTAAGGATTAAATGTGGAATTTGTATCTGATGAACTCTGACCTGCAGATTTATGAAAGCATTCATATCTCGGTTAAACATCTGCCAGGATTTACCTGTTACCTAACATTTAGTGAACTCAAATGGCCACTACTGATTGAAAGAAAGTAATCTTTAGAGTATTAATGTCAATTTTCTTTCCCTCCTTAACAGTCTACCAACGAGGTGATCGCCCGTGTACCCAAAGCCACCCAGGAGGAGATGTTGGCTGCTGTGGACTCGTGCTCCAGAGCCTTTCACTCCTGGTCTAAGACCTCCATCTTGACTCGGCAGCAGGTCTTTCTGCGCTATCAGCAGCTTATCAAGGACAACATCGTAAGTCAAAGGGTCATGAAAGTATAAGGTGCAACTGAAAAGAAGAGTTTACTGTTTAGCACTGTTCAACTTGAATTCATTAAGTTAAACCACTACATCTTTTTCAAATCAGTTAGCAGAATTAGTTCAGAGGCTGCGGTTTATCTTTGATACTGAAACTTCAGATTATACTCCATTTAAAGCAAAGGACTGACACGTGGGTCGTCTTGTGTTTCAGAAAGAACTTGCCAAGGCCATCACAGTGGAACAGGGCAAGACCCTTGCAGATGCAGAGGGGGATGTGTTCAGAGGGTTGCGTAAGTTTATCTTACTTAAACAAATGCGCACACGCAACTTTACAAAGGGCAACAAATGGGTAACGTTTGCATGTTATGCAGGCTTTCACTT
It contains:
- the zgc:163014 gene encoding rab9 effector protein with kelch motifs isoform X2; this translates as MGRLNFYVLCSLRDAPRQFISKSNRSCFHVHIPLPLPKHLVIFGLGEWKCSETTISVDVLVSAEVPAQKIGTLSAQARCLTWEGDWNTDIVTVAAERGRRGVYGKIVLTVCREDEASVLSSTPLVRGKLLFPDQHDATDLSCMLQQSAGNETITLNSSHLGDSVYYADIQVNKTDTSDSTMGNNKPLIWPTDKMPRCRVIRKIGLLTWSSEDTDSLGEDIDQASSPKKRRLEDIDQASSPKKRRLSRMNSKEEMTVQIKNENREVSVCPSKRCSHTMCLSDFDTAILIGGETADQNCCKDSLWKLELDNDFWFPMNSSASGPVPPCARGHSATYDPGSKSVYVYGGLREGQRYNELYILDTLTWKWKLVTAKGDVPNVAYHSATFYKKELFVFGGVKPSRSSVDKSCSNALYIFNPEFELWYQPIVDGDKPLPRFGHSATLMSQKLIIFGGRQTAAYLNDVNVLDLGFMEYTAVKCGNMPPLPRGFHAALPVSDNRILVSGGCSAVGALQDVHMFNTDTNMWSSVVSPPLCAKPRAGHSMINLSSSILTDAERREQGENVSVHCTLLVFGGSDSSGTFYNDTVKCTVAIPGNK
- the zgc:163014 gene encoding rab9 effector protein with kelch motifs isoform X1, with translation MGRLNFYVLCSLRDAPRQFISKSNRSCFHVHIPLPLPKHLVIFGLGEWKCSETTISVDVLVSAEVPAQKIGTLSAQARCLTWEGDWNTDIVTVAAERGRRGVYGKIVLTVCRETCDHPQDEASVLSSTPLVRGKLLFPDQHDATDLSCMLQQSAGNETITLNSSHLGDSVYYADIQVNKTDTSDSTMGNNKPLIWPTDKMPRCRVIRKIGLLTWSSEDTDSLGEDIDQASSPKKRRLEDIDQASSPKKRRLSRMNSKEEMTVQIKNENREVSVCPSKRCSHTMCLSDFDTAILIGGETADQNCCKDSLWKLELDNDFWFPMNSSASGPVPPCARGHSATYDPGSKSVYVYGGLREGQRYNELYILDTLTWKWKLVTAKGDVPNVAYHSATFYKKELFVFGGVKPSRSSVDKSCSNALYIFNPEFELWYQPIVDGDKPLPRFGHSATLMSQKLIIFGGRQTAAYLNDVNVLDLGFMEYTAVKCGNMPPLPRGFHAALPVSDNRILVSGGCSAVGALQDVHMFNTDTNMWSSVVSPPLCAKPRAGHSMINLSSSILTDAERREQGENVSVHCTLLVFGGSDSSGTFYNDTVKCTVAIPGNK
- the gstz1 gene encoding maleylacetoacetate isomerase isoform X2, which produces MATQTKPVLHGYFRSSCSWRVRIAFALKGIEYDQAPVNLIKDGGQQHTEQYKALNPMQQVPAVEIDGITLSQSLAVIQYIDETRQGPRLLPADPKKRAQVRMISDVIASGIQPLQNLYVIQKIGAEKVQWAQHFIDRGFQALEPILKQTAGKYCVGDEISMADICLVPQVYNAERFKVDVGQYPTIKRLNQTLVEIEAFKVTNPSCQPDTPADLRA
- the gstz1 gene encoding maleylacetoacetate isomerase isoform X1; amino-acid sequence: MHLSLFCLAKPVLHGYFRSSCSWRVRIAFALKGIEYDQAPVNLIKDGGQQHTEQYKALNPMQQVPAVEIDGITLSQSLAVIQYIDETRQGPRLLPADPKKRAQVRMISDVIASGIQPLQNLYVIQKIGAEKVQWAQHFIDRGFQALEPILKQTAGKYCVGDEISMADICLVPQVYNAERFKVDVGQYPTIKRLNQTLVEIEAFKVTNPSCQPDTPADLRA
- the gstz1 gene encoding maleylacetoacetate isomerase isoform X3, which translates into the protein MQQVPAVEIDGITLSQSLAVIQYIDETRQGPRLLPADPKKRAQVRMISDVIASGIQPLQNLYVIQKIGAEKVQWAQHFIDRGFQALEPILKQTAGKYCVGDEISMADICLVPQVYNAERFKVDVGQYPTIKRLNQTLVEIEAFKVTNPSCQPDTPADLRA